In Cydia splendana chromosome 26, ilCydSple1.2, whole genome shotgun sequence, the following are encoded in one genomic region:
- the LOC134803590 gene encoding uncharacterized protein LOC134803590, which produces MFLTLIYVFKFQTEKWSYKKKLCSVIFDEMSLEAGLSYDKNKDKINGLVELGERKNDFADHALVFMLRGAVHKWQQPIAFYFCQGATKGTELKSILVDIITAVVGCGLKPISLICDQGSAFQAALNCLKADTARDQLLTNQEPDGTVTINEVKLMVIFDPPHLIKGLRNNFLNKDISFEGKLSTWRDIVDVYETDCNNMETRMLHKLNDQHVIPEKIKKMKVKNCVKVFSYTLSSALSYTANFSHYADGRPVSETLRNTAETVLFFDKLFDSINGSATYSQKKGKELRCAVTEKSKHHEFWPESIEKLEKIKYVDSKGNPKSVPSLKNFIATVKTFMKLWQFFKSKNMTIMRPRFFNSDPIENFFGQVRAYNYRNNDPNCHSFKNTFKSLLITRMIKFHGDAYNCEDDSADQIINLKSLFEDSETARVEPGREFTKPILIRSRCELNWISFCLDKT; this is translated from the exons atgtttttaacgcttatctatgtatttaaatttcaGACCGAAAAATGgagctacaaaaaaaaactgtgttcAGTCATATTTGACGAAATGTCTTTAGAGGCTGGCTTGTCTTATGACAAAAACAAAGATAAAATTAATGGGTTAGTAGAGCTTGGCGAGAGAAAAAATGATTTCGCTGATCATGCCCTCGTGTTTATGTTGAGAGGAGCTGTCCACAAGTGGCAGCAGCCAATAGCCTTTTATTTTTGCCAAGGCGCTACTAAAGGCACAGAATTAAAAAGTATACTCGTGGATATTATCACAGCGGTTGTAGGATGCGGGTTAAAGCCGATATCCCTTATTTGCGACCAAGGGTCAGCTTTCCAAGCGGCTCTAAATTGCCTGAAGGCTGACACAGCGCGTGACCAATTACTGACAAATCAGGAACCAG ATGGCACAGTAACAATAAACGAAGTCAAACTGATGGTTATATTCGACCCTCCTCATCTTATTAAAGGATTGAGAAATAATTTTTTGAATAAAGACATTTCCTTTGAAGGAAAATTATCCACATGGAGAGACATCGTGGATGTATACGAAACGGACTGCAATAATATGGAAACAAGAATGCTGCATAAGTTAAATGACCAGCATGTGATacctgaaaaaattaaaaagatgaAG GTCAAGAACTGTGTAAAAGTATTTAGTTACACACTGTCTTCGGCTCTATCTTACACAGCCAACTtct CTCACTATGCGGACGGCAGACCTGTGAGTGAAACATTAAGAAACACTGCTGAAACAGTTTTGTTCTTTGATAAATTGTTTGATAGCATCAACGGATCAGCAACCTATTCACAAAAGAAAGGAAAAGAGCTACGCTGTGCAGTGACAGAAAAATCTAAGCACCATGAATTTTGGCCGGAGAGCATCGAGaaactggaaaaaattaaatatgtagattCCAAGGGAAATCCGAAATCCGTGCCTTccttaaaaaactttattgccACGGTAAAAACATTCATGAAGCTGTGGCAGTtttttaagagcaaaaatatgacaataatgCGCCCAAGGTTCTTCAATTCAGATCCAATTGAAAACTTCTTTGGCCAAGTCAGGGCCTATAATTATAGGAACAACGACCCCAACTGCCACAGTTTCAAGAACACCTTTAAATCATTATTGATTACTAGAATGATAAAGTTTCATGGTGACGCTTATAATTGTGAGGATGACTCGGCAgaccaaataattaatttaaaatcattatttgaagatAGTGAAACTGCTAGGGTCGAGCCGGGTcgcgaatttacaaagcctatactgataaggtccagatgcgaactgaactggattagcttttgtttggacaaaacttga
- the LOC134803367 gene encoding uncharacterized protein LOC134803367 isoform X2, producing MDPLKEHAYVRKSHDDHTYCQQVPQKASPAIPSTSGVKSTAVGHTPKQTMAVSIATEPVPTTSDIEKETMPELCSSFITELVVAEKVTACISPSVQSHNEVFVTTAEAAIKQSNAEEQQILPEANIPECVAVEEVTSTNSPREQSQVQSVVEVKVQSAKRPQKQRKRLIGKLMNLTPTGRMIYDEYKKSKRQADFYHRAKRALKFNKEKSFQELTKDMNPYAKTILKMQINLCNKNKKGRRFSLEEKLIALSIMKQSPKCYRFLHKIFILPSRSTLNKMVAGLKIESGICPQVFEVIRREVCIYVIKS from the exons ATGGATCCGCTGAAAGAACATGCATATGTTCGTAAATCACATGATGACCACACATACTGTCAACAAGTGCCTCAAAAag cGTCTCCTGCCATTCCATCCACATCGGGGGTTAAATCAACCGCAGTGGGCCATACACCAAAACAGACTATGG CCGTTTCTATAGCCACAGAACCTGTCCCGACAACTTCAGACATTGAAAAGGAGACCATGCCCGAACTATGCAGCAGCTTTATTACAGAACTTGTTGTAGCTGAGAAGGTTACAGCTTGTATTTCACCTAGTGTACAGTCACACAATGAAG TCTTTGTAACAACTGCTGAAGCTGCAATCAAACAATCAAATGCTGAAGAGCAGCAGATTTTGCCAGAAGCAAATATTCCAGAATGTGTTGCGGTTGAGGAGGTTACCTCTACCAATTCACCAAGGGAACAGTCTCAAGTTCAAA GTGTTGTTGAAGTTAAAGTTCAAAGTGCGAAAAGGCCACAGAAGCAGAGGAAACGATTGATTGGGAAATTAATGAACCTGACACCAACGGGCCGAATGATATACgacgaatataaaaaatctaaacgTCAGGCAGATTTTTACCACAGGGCTAAGAGGGCCTTGAAATTCAACAAAGAGAAATCCTTTCAAGAATTGACAAAAGACATGAATCCGTATGCgaaaactattttgaaaatgcaaatcaacctttgcaataaaaataagaaagggCGTCGATTTTCATTGGAAGAAAAACTAATAGCACTGTCGATAATGAAACAAAGCCCTAAGTGCTATAGGTTCCTGCACAAAATTTTTATCCTGCCGTCGCGATCGACTCTAAATAAAATGGTTGCAGGACTTAAGATCGAGTCTGGGATTTGTCCTCAAGTATTTGAAGTAATAAGAAGAGAGGTATGTATCTACGTCATAAAATCTTAG
- the LOC134803367 gene encoding uncharacterized protein LOC134803367 isoform X1: MDPLKEHAYVRKSHDDHTYCQQVPQKASPAIPSTSGVKSTAVGHTPKQTMAVSIATEPVPTTSDIEKETMPELCSSFITELVVAEKVTACISPSVQSHNEAVFVTTAEAAIKQSNAEEQQILPEANIPECVAVEEVTSTNSPREQSQVQSVVEVKVQSAKRPQKQRKRLIGKLMNLTPTGRMIYDEYKKSKRQADFYHRAKRALKFNKEKSFQELTKDMNPYAKTILKMQINLCNKNKKGRRFSLEEKLIALSIMKQSPKCYRFLHKIFILPSRSTLNKMVAGLKIESGICPQVFEVIRREVCIYVIKS; encoded by the exons ATGGATCCGCTGAAAGAACATGCATATGTTCGTAAATCACATGATGACCACACATACTGTCAACAAGTGCCTCAAAAag cGTCTCCTGCCATTCCATCCACATCGGGGGTTAAATCAACCGCAGTGGGCCATACACCAAAACAGACTATGG CCGTTTCTATAGCCACAGAACCTGTCCCGACAACTTCAGACATTGAAAAGGAGACCATGCCCGAACTATGCAGCAGCTTTATTACAGAACTTGTTGTAGCTGAGAAGGTTACAGCTTGTATTTCACCTAGTGTACAGTCACACAATGAAG CAGTCTTTGTAACAACTGCTGAAGCTGCAATCAAACAATCAAATGCTGAAGAGCAGCAGATTTTGCCAGAAGCAAATATTCCAGAATGTGTTGCGGTTGAGGAGGTTACCTCTACCAATTCACCAAGGGAACAGTCTCAAGTTCAAA GTGTTGTTGAAGTTAAAGTTCAAAGTGCGAAAAGGCCACAGAAGCAGAGGAAACGATTGATTGGGAAATTAATGAACCTGACACCAACGGGCCGAATGATATACgacgaatataaaaaatctaaacgTCAGGCAGATTTTTACCACAGGGCTAAGAGGGCCTTGAAATTCAACAAAGAGAAATCCTTTCAAGAATTGACAAAAGACATGAATCCGTATGCgaaaactattttgaaaatgcaaatcaacctttgcaataaaaataagaaagggCGTCGATTTTCATTGGAAGAAAAACTAATAGCACTGTCGATAATGAAACAAAGCCCTAAGTGCTATAGGTTCCTGCACAAAATTTTTATCCTGCCGTCGCGATCGACTCTAAATAAAATGGTTGCAGGACTTAAGATCGAGTCTGGGATTTGTCCTCAAGTATTTGAAGTAATAAGAAGAGAGGTATGTATCTACGTCATAAAATCTTAG